The genomic region CGAGTTCTGGGGCGCGTCCTTCGTGTGCGATCCGTTCGGCGTGGTCGTCGCCGAGGCGCCGCGCGACGCCGAGGCGGTCCTCGTCGTCGAGTGCGATCGCCAGCACCAGGAGGACGTGCGCCGGAGCTGGCCCTTCCTGCGCGATCGCCGCATCGACGCCTACGGCGCCATCACGCAGCGCCTGCTCGATCGATGAGCGGTCCGGCCGCCGCCGGGACGCCCGCCGCGCTCGGCTACCGCATGCCCGCCGAGTGGGAGCCGCACCTGGCGACGTGGATCGCGTGGCCGCACGAGCGCTCCGACTGGCCGGGTCCCGGAAAACTCGAAGCGGTTCGCTGGGTGTACGGCGAGGTGATCCGTCACCTCGCGCCCGGCGAGCTCGTGCGGGTCCTCGTCGAGAGCGAGGCGGCGCAGCGTCAGGTGTACGGCATGTGCGAGCGCATCGGCGTCGCGAAGGAGCGCGTCGAGTGCTTTCGCGTCCCGACCGATCGCTCGTGGACGCGCGACTCCTGTCCGATCTTCGTGCGCAACGACGCCGGCGAGGTGGCGGCGACCGGCTGGCGCTTCAACGGCTGGGCGAAGTATCCGAACCACAAGCGCGACCAGAAGGTTCCGCCGACGGTCGCCCGGTGGGCGCGGCGGCGCCTGTTCACGCCGGTGGCCGAGATCGGCGGGCGGACGCGGCGCCTCGTCCTCGAGGGCGGCGCCGTCGACTCGAACGGGCGGGGCACGATGCTCGTGACCGAGGAGTGTCTGCTGTCGTCGGTGCAGGCGCGCAATCCCGGCCTCGGGCGCGAGGCCACCGAGCGCGCGCTCCGCGACTGGCTCGGCGCCCGGCACGTCGTCTGGCTCGGCGAGGGCATCGCGGGCGACGACACGCACGGCCACGTCGACGACCTCGCGCGCTTCGTCGACCCGGCGACGGTGGCCCTCGTCATGACCGACGACCCCAGCGACGAGAATCACGCGCGGCTGCACGAGAACCATGCCCGTCTCGCGCGCGCGACCGACCAGGACGGGCGGCCGCTCCGCGTCGTGACGCTGCCGATGCCGGCGGCGGTCCGGTTCGACGGCGAGCGTCTGCCCGCGAGCTACGCGAACTTCTACGTCGGCAACGAGGCGGTGCTGGTCCCGACCTTCAACGATCCGGCCGACCGCCGCGCCCTCGCGACGCTCGCCGACCTCTTCCCGAGCCGCCGGGTGGTCGGCATCCACGCGGTCGACCTCGTCCTCGGGCTCGGGACGATCCACTGCATGACCCAGCAGGAACCCCGGTAGGGCTCGTCCACGGGGAGCGTCGCGTCCTTGCGGACGCGCCGTCGATTTGCGTAAGGTCGTCGCATGCGGGCCCTGGCGATGCTGGCGGCGATCCTCGTCCTGCTTCCCGGCGCTGCCGCGCGAGCCAAGGAGGCAAAGCTCGATCCCGCCACCTGGGCCCGCCTCACCGGCAGCTTCGAGGAAGACGGCGCGAGCCTCACGGTCACCGTCATGAGCAACAACCTCATGCTCTCGGACGGCGCGAGCGAATGCAGCCCCACCCACGCGCTCCCGAAGAAGACGAAGAAGAGCATCGTGCTCTCCGCGAGCTGGTCCGCCTGCGCGGGCATGCATGGCAAGGTGCGGCTCAGCGTGCGATTCAGCGGCGGCGACTTCGACGACCTCCGCGGCCGGCTGCGCGCCCGCAAGGTGAACCGGCAGTTCCGTGCGAGCCGTCCCAAGGGCAACGCGGCCGACTGTGCCGCCAGCGACACCTTCGAGCTGATCCAGCGCCGCGTCCTCGGGCCGAGCGGCTGCCGCGTCACGACCTGCCACGGCGCGGGTGCCGAGGGCGGCCTCGACCTGCAGGCCGGGCGTGCCTACGACGACCTCGTCGGCGCCGCGGCCACGAACGAAGCGGCAGCCGCCGCCGGCAAACTGCGCGTGGTGCCCGGGGACGCCGGCTCGAGCTTCCTCGTACAGAAGCTCACCGGCGCGCTCGCCGCCGGCGAGGGCGAGCCGATGCCGTTCGGCCGCAAGACCATCTCCGCGATCGAGCTCGACCTCGTCCGCGCGTGGATCGACGCCGGCGCGCCGCGCACCGGAAAGGTCGCCGGCGCGCCGTGTCCGCCGCTGCGTCGCTACGAGCCGTCGACCGCCCTCGATCCACCGCCCGGCGGCCTGCAGCTCGTCCTCGACGGGCCGACCCTCGCCCCCGGCGACGAAGTCGAGGGCTGCATGTGGGTGAAGGTTCCCGACGGACCGGATCTCGCGGTCGGGAGCTGGGAGTACTCGCTCAACCCGGGGACGCACCACTTCGCCGTCTGGGAGCACATGGGGAACGCCGACCCGGTGACGGACCGGTTCGTCCCGGGCGACATCGCCTGCATCGCCTCCGGGGCGCGCTTCGGCATCTCGATCTCGGGCGCTCCCGAGGCACCGTATTTCGTCGACGCGTATCCGCGCGGCGTCGGAAAGATCGTGAAGGGCGGCGCATACCTCGGCCTCAACGCGCACTACTACAACGAGTTCGAGGAGCCGATTCAGATCAAGGTGTGGGTGAACCTGCGGCCGGTCGACGGTCCGGTCGAGCACGTGGCCGACACGCTCCTCTCGCTGACGGCGAACCTGAACGGCGTCACGCCCTTCAGCATCAACGTCCCGCCGCGCCAGCAGGCGACGCTGAAGACGCGCTTCACGAACACGACCGGCGCCCCGCTCTCGATCTTCCAGCTCTCGACGCACATGCACCATCGCGGGCTCCGCACGAAGGTGTGGAAGTCGGACGGCTCCCTCTTCTTCCAGAACGACGACTGGGCGCACCCCGCGCTGTCGCTGCTCGATCCGCCGTTCGTGCTCGCACCGGGCGACTACCTCGACTACGAGTGCGTGCACGACAACGGCGTCACGCGCGTCGTCCGCCACTGCGGCGACGCCGCGCACGACACGACCTGCGTTCCCGGCGCCGAGATCCCCGTCACCTTCGGCAACAGCGCCGAGGACGAGATGTGCTTCCTGACGGGGCTCTTCTACTAGGAGGCCGCCGGCTCGGCCGAAGGCTCACCCCGCCGGCTTCGGGCCGATGACGATCACGAAGTCCTGATCGTCCTTCAGCGGAATGCCGGGCCAGTTGGGATTCTCCTTCCGCTTCTCTGCGTAGTAGGCGCGGTAGCCCGACGCCGATTTGGCGTCGAGGCCGCTCGCCTCGAGGGCCTTCACCACCGCCTCGACGTACGGCGGGTACTGCTCCTCGGCGATGAGGGTCATGACGCCCGGCTTGAGCGAGATGCCGCTCGCGGTCTCGCCCGTGACCTCCCAGCCCGAGTCGCGGAAGACGTCCTGGATGCTGGTGACGAGCGCGGCCACCTCGGGATTGCCCGGCTGGCTGTAGAGCCAGGCGCGCTTCTTCGTCTGCTCCACCCCGAGGGCCTCCTTCATGGCGGCTTTCGCCGAGTCGCTGATGGTGCGGCCGCCCGCGACAGGCGCCGCCGCCGGGGACGTTGCGGCGCTCTTCGCCGGTGCCGCCGGCGGCGCCTCGGAGCCGCCGCAGGCGGCGGCCAGCACCACGGCGACGAGGAGCAGCGAATGACGAGGCATCGACATCGACATGGCGGGCCTCTCTAGCCTGCGGGCCCGTGGCTTGCCACCCCAGCGCCCACCCTTCACCCCACGCGCGCGAGCTCGAGTCGACCGTGCCACCGATGGCGGAGCACGGCCCGGACGACCGCCGACTCGGGACGACTGAGG from Candidatus Eisenbacteria bacterium harbors:
- a CDS encoding agmatine deiminase family protein, with protein sequence MSGPAAAGTPAALGYRMPAEWEPHLATWIAWPHERSDWPGPGKLEAVRWVYGEVIRHLAPGELVRVLVESEAAQRQVYGMCERIGVAKERVECFRVPTDRSWTRDSCPIFVRNDAGEVAATGWRFNGWAKYPNHKRDQKVPPTVARWARRRLFTPVAEIGGRTRRLVLEGGAVDSNGRGTMLVTEECLLSSVQARNPGLGREATERALRDWLGARHVVWLGEGIAGDDTHGHVDDLARFVDPATVALVMTDDPSDENHARLHENHARLARATDQDGRPLRVVTLPMPAAVRFDGERLPASYANFYVGNEAVLVPTFNDPADRRALATLADLFPSRRVVGIHAVDLVLGLGTIHCMTQQEPR